A window of Thalassophryne amazonica chromosome 21, fThaAma1.1, whole genome shotgun sequence contains these coding sequences:
- the uts1 gene encoding urotensin 1: protein MKSVPLLLLLSLVLQSGHLRPAAGRARVPPSRLDDGERVGTQQLDAALLRAAVELLDDSPVPFVHMRNPNPLHLHEEISDEEKEVTRTASQLLKRSEESPMSIDLTFHLLRNMIEIAKIEDQMEQAQRNRDVLDDIGK, encoded by the coding sequence ATGAAGTCGGTgcccctgctcctcctcctctccttggTCCTCCAGTCCGGGCACCTCCGTCCCGCCGCCGGCAGGGCGCGCGTCCCTCCATCCCGGCTGGACGACGGcgagcgcgtcgggacgcagcagcTGGACGCGGCGCTCCTCAGAGCCGCCGTCGAACTACTGGACGACAGCCCGGTGCCGTTTGTCCACATGAGGAACCCGAACCCGCTCCACCTGCACGAGGAGATCAGCGACGAAGAGAAAGAAGTGACGAGGACGGCGTCGCAGCTCCTGAAGCGGAGCGAAGAGTCGCCGATGTCCATCGACCTGACCTTCCACCTGCTGCGGAATATGATCGAGATCGCGAAGATCGAGGACCAGATGGAGCAGGCTCAGCGCAACCGGGACGTCCTCGACGACATCGGAAAGTAA
- the mpv17 gene encoding protein Mpv17, with the protein MAGLWRSYQALMSRYPWTVQIVTAGSLMGVGDVISQQLIERRGLARHSVQRTAKMMSIGFVFVGPVISSWYKILDRLVVGGTKSAAMKKMLADQLCFAPCFLATFFLISGTLNGLTVKENIAKLERDYTDALISNYYLWPPVQVANFYFVPLHHRLAVVQIVAVVWNSYLTWKANQL; encoded by the exons ATGGCGGGCCTGTGGAGATCCTACCAGGCCTTGATGAGCAGATACCCCTGGACAGTCCAGATCGTGACTGCCG GCTCGTTAATGGGTGTTGGTGATGTCATCTCCCAGCAGCTGATTGAGAGAAGAGGATTGGCTCGTCACAGTGTCCAGCGGACGGCTAAGATGATGAGTATTGGTTTTGTCTTTGTG GGTCCAGTAATCAGCAGTTGGTACAAAATCCTGGACCGGCTGGTGGTTGGAGGAACTAAAAGTGCTGCCATGAAGAAAATGCTTGCTGACCAG ttGTGTTTTGCGCCATGTTTCCTGGCAACGTTCTTCTTGATCTCTGGCACTCTGAACGGACTGACGGTGAAGGAGAACATCGCCAAGCTCGAGAGG gatTACACAGACGCTCTGATCTCTAACTATtat CTGTGGCCCCCGGTGCAAGTTGCCAATTTCTACTTCGTTCCGCTGCACCACAG GCTCGCCGTGGTGCAGATCGTCGCTGTGGTCTGGAACTCCTACCTTACCTGGAAGGCCAATCAGCTGTGA